The following are encoded together in the Bos indicus isolate NIAB-ARS_2022 breed Sahiwal x Tharparkar chromosome 27, NIAB-ARS_B.indTharparkar_mat_pri_1.0, whole genome shotgun sequence genome:
- the LOC109553578 gene encoding histone H3-like centromeric protein A, translated as MGPRRQKRKPETPRRRPASPAPAAPPPAPSLGTSSSPLARRRHTVLKEIRTLQKTTHLLLRKSPFCRLAREICVQFTRGVDFNWQAQALLALQEAAEAFLVHLFEDAYLLSLHAGRVTLFPDVQLARRIRGIQEGLG; from the exons ATGGGCCCCCGCCGTCAGAAACGCAAGCCCGAAACACCAAGGAGGCGCCCTGCGAGCCCGGCTCCCGCCGCCCCCCCGCCGGCCCCGTCCTTAGGCACGTCCTCCAGTCCACTTGCTCGCCGGAGACATACAGTCCTGAAGGAGATCCGAACTCTTCAGAAGACCACACACCTGCTGTTAAGAAAGAGCCCCTTCTGCCGCCTG GCAAGAGAAATATGTGTTCAATTCACTCGTGGTGTGGACTTCAATTGGCAAGCCCAGGCCCTGTTGGCCCTACAAGAGGCGGCAGAAGCATTTCTAGTTCATCTCTTTGAGGATGCCTATCTCCTCTCCTTACACGCCGGCCGCGTCACGCTCTTCCCGGATGTGCAGCTGGCCCGGAGGATCCGAGGCATTCAGGAAGGGCTTGGCTGA